The Xanthomonas sp. CFBP 8443 genome has a window encoding:
- the ruvA gene encoding Holliday junction branch migration protein RuvA — protein MIGRLRGILAYKQPPWLVIDVGGVGYELEAPMSTFYDLPDVGRDVILFTHYAQKEDSVSLYGFLREGERRLFRDVQRVTGIGAKIALAVLSGVSVDEFARMVTAADVTALTRIPGIGKKTAERMVVELRDRAADFSGGAPITGQLGTDAVSEATVALQQLGYKPAEAAKMARDAAADGDEVATVIRKALQAALR, from the coding sequence ATGATCGGCCGTCTGCGCGGGATCCTCGCCTACAAGCAGCCGCCGTGGCTGGTGATCGACGTGGGCGGGGTCGGCTACGAGCTGGAGGCGCCGATGAGCACCTTCTACGACCTGCCCGACGTCGGTCGCGACGTGATCCTGTTCACCCACTACGCGCAGAAGGAGGACAGCGTGTCGCTGTACGGCTTCCTGCGCGAGGGCGAGCGGCGCCTGTTCCGCGACGTGCAGCGGGTCACCGGCATCGGCGCCAAGATCGCGCTGGCGGTGCTGTCGGGAGTCAGCGTGGACGAGTTCGCGCGGATGGTCACCGCCGCCGACGTCACCGCGCTGACCCGCATCCCCGGCATCGGCAAGAAGACCGCCGAGCGCATGGTGGTGGAACTGCGCGACCGCGCCGCGGACTTCAGCGGCGGCGCGCCGATCACCGGCCAGTTGGGCACCGATGCGGTGTCCGAGGCCACCGTGGCGCTGCAGCAGCTCGGCTACAAGCCGGCCGAGGCGGCGAAGATGGCGCGCGATGCCGCCGCCGACGGCGACGAGGTCGCCACCGTGATCCGCAAGGCCCTGCAGGCCGCGTTGCGCTGA
- a CDS encoding GNAT family N-acetyltransferase has protein sequence MALAIRQATPDDAATLAALAAATFTETFGHLYSPQDLHGFLDEHYTAQRQRTILQHPDYAIWLLEDDGVAVGHAAAGPCGLPHAEVQPGDGELKRLYLLRSHQNSGWGSRLFETALAWLEHAGPRTLWIGVWSENFGAQRFYARYGFEKVGTYEFPVGQTRDLEFILRRLPRSA, from the coding sequence ATGGCATTGGCGATCCGCCAGGCCACGCCGGACGACGCCGCCACGCTGGCGGCGCTGGCCGCGGCCACCTTCACCGAGACCTTCGGCCACCTGTATTCGCCGCAAGACCTGCATGGCTTCCTCGACGAGCACTACACCGCGCAGCGGCAACGCACGATCCTGCAGCACCCGGACTACGCGATCTGGCTGCTGGAGGACGACGGCGTGGCGGTGGGCCACGCCGCGGCCGGCCCATGCGGCCTGCCGCATGCCGAGGTGCAGCCCGGCGACGGCGAACTGAAGCGGCTGTACCTGCTGCGTTCGCACCAGAACAGCGGCTGGGGCAGCCGCCTGTTCGAGACCGCGCTGGCCTGGCTGGAACACGCCGGCCCGCGCACGCTGTGGATCGGGGTGTGGTCGGAGAACTTCGGCGCGCAGCGCTTCTATGCGCGCTACGGCTTCGAGAAGGTCGGCACCTACGAGTTCCCGGTCGGGCAGACCCGCGACCTGGAATTCATCCTGCGGCGCCTGCCGCGCTCGGCATAG
- a CDS encoding zinc ribbon domain-containing protein, whose product MPIYAFQCAECGHSFDRLQKLSDPDPDVCPSCGAPAVKRQLTAPSFRLSGSGWYETDFKKDGDKKRNLAESGSGSSSGGETKPAAAAASTDSAAKPAAAPAATPAPAAKPAAT is encoded by the coding sequence ATGCCGATCTATGCTTTCCAATGTGCCGAGTGCGGTCACAGCTTCGACCGCCTGCAGAAACTCTCCGATCCCGATCCGGACGTCTGCCCGTCGTGCGGCGCGCCCGCGGTCAAGCGGCAGCTGACCGCGCCGTCGTTCCGGCTGTCCGGCAGCGGCTGGTACGAGACCGATTTCAAGAAGGACGGCGACAAGAAGCGCAACCTGGCCGAGTCCGGCAGCGGCAGCAGCAGCGGCGGCGAGACCAAGCCGGCTGCGGCGGCGGCCTCCACCGACAGCGCGGCCAAGCCCGCCGCCGCGCCTGCGGCCACGCCGGCACCGGCGGCCAAGCCCGCCGCGACCTGA
- a CDS encoding DUF3011 domain-containing protein, whose translation MLKQLSGWLLVAGLALASGPVAAQSARAYAPEDLRQLSVPSRVRAIEREYADQSRGRQIPDDQLEFYLDQIDRGWGFGRIQQDIATSLRGSSGQWRPQPGSTAQTIACSSSDRKRRQCATPFRGRARLVGTLSDSPCIEGQTWGAGPGVVWVDRGCRGRFAEGRGGWGDGGGGGNWGGGGNGGGAGPGGTIRCESQDQRQRVCNTGWRNTVLVRQLSDTRCIEGRSWGQRDGTVWVDDGCRGEFAEGRGGGGGGGWGPGRPPSGGGDYSVTCSSDDKRLRSCAWDRRQGRPAVIQQLSGTTCVEGRNWGYEGNAVWVKEGCRARFGAR comes from the coding sequence ATGTTGAAGCAGCTGAGCGGTTGGCTATTGGTGGCCGGGTTGGCCTTGGCCAGCGGGCCGGTGGCCGCGCAGAGCGCGCGCGCCTACGCGCCGGAGGACCTGCGGCAGCTGTCGGTGCCGAGCCGGGTGCGGGCGATCGAGCGCGAGTACGCCGACCAGTCGCGCGGCCGGCAGATCCCCGACGACCAGTTGGAGTTCTATCTGGACCAGATCGACCGCGGCTGGGGCTTCGGCCGCATCCAGCAGGACATCGCCACTTCGCTGCGCGGCAGCAGCGGCCAGTGGCGGCCGCAGCCCGGGTCCACCGCGCAGACCATCGCCTGCTCCAGCAGCGACCGCAAGCGCCGCCAGTGCGCGACCCCGTTCCGCGGCCGCGCGCGGCTGGTCGGCACGCTGTCGGACTCGCCGTGCATCGAGGGCCAGACCTGGGGCGCCGGTCCCGGCGTGGTGTGGGTGGACCGCGGCTGTCGCGGCCGCTTCGCCGAGGGCCGGGGCGGCTGGGGCGACGGCGGTGGCGGCGGCAACTGGGGCGGCGGCGGCAATGGCGGCGGCGCCGGTCCCGGCGGCACCATCCGCTGCGAGAGCCAGGACCAGCGGCAACGCGTGTGCAACACCGGCTGGCGCAACACGGTGCTGGTGCGGCAGCTGTCCGACACCCGCTGCATCGAGGGCCGCAGCTGGGGCCAGCGCGACGGCACGGTGTGGGTGGACGATGGCTGCCGCGGCGAATTCGCAGAAGGCCGGGGCGGTGGCGGTGGCGGCGGTTGGGGCCCGGGCCGTCCGCCGTCCGGCGGCGGCGACTACTCGGTGACCTGCAGCAGCGACGACAAGCGCCTGCGCAGCTGCGCCTGGGATCGCCGCCAGGGCCGCCCGGCGGTGATCCAGCAGCTGTCCGGCACCACCTGCGTGGAAGGCCGCAACTGGGGGTACGAGGGCAACGCGGTATGGGTCAAGGAAGGCTGCCGGGCGCGCTTCGGCGCCCGCTGA
- the aspS gene encoding aspartate--tRNA ligase, giving the protein MRTHFCGLVDETLIGQTVTLAGWTDVARNLGGVCFIDLRDHEGIVQVTVEPENAEVFAVAASLGYEDVLQVEGVVRARHAVNDKLRSGKVEVIATRISVLNKAAPLPFHAHENPGEETRLKYRYLDLRRPEMQRMQRTRIKLVQALRRHLDGKGFQDIETPILANVTPEGARDFLVPARMHAGEFYALPQSPQLFKQILMVAGFDRYYQIARCFRDEALRADRQLEFTQLDMEFAFVRERDVQDFVEEMIRAIFKEVAEVELDASFPRMTWAEAMRRYGSDKPDLRIALELVDVAELVKDSEFAVFSAAANDAGGRVAALRIPGGASLSRKQIDEYAAHAAKYGAKGLAYIKIGDNGEIASPIAKFFGEAAFAALVAHVGAGNGDIVFFGAGAYGKVSDFMGALRLKAGKDFGLIADGWRPLWVTDFPMFEYDEEAQRYVALHHPFTAPAVEDIDDLRANARTAVSRGYDMVLNGNEIGGGSIRIHRTDMQAAVFELLGIGAEEARIKFGFLLDALKYGAPPHGGIAFGIDRIAALMAGTDSIRDVIPFPKTTGAQDLMTGSPSPISEEQLAEVHVQVRAKPVQG; this is encoded by the coding sequence ATGCGTACCCACTTCTGCGGCCTGGTCGACGAGACCCTGATCGGCCAAACCGTCACCCTGGCCGGCTGGACCGATGTCGCCCGCAATCTCGGCGGCGTCTGCTTCATCGACCTGCGCGACCACGAAGGCATCGTGCAGGTGACGGTGGAGCCGGAGAACGCGGAGGTGTTCGCGGTCGCCGCTTCGCTCGGCTACGAGGACGTGCTGCAGGTCGAAGGCGTGGTGCGCGCGCGGCATGCGGTCAACGACAAGCTGCGCAGCGGCAAGGTCGAGGTCATCGCGACCCGCATCAGCGTGCTCAACAAGGCCGCGCCGCTGCCGTTCCATGCGCACGAGAACCCGGGCGAGGAAACCCGCCTGAAGTACCGCTACCTGGACCTGCGCCGCCCGGAGATGCAGCGCATGCAGCGCACCCGCATCAAGCTGGTGCAGGCGCTGCGCCGGCACCTGGACGGCAAGGGCTTCCAGGACATCGAGACGCCGATCCTGGCCAACGTCACTCCGGAAGGCGCGCGCGACTTCCTGGTGCCGGCGCGCATGCACGCCGGCGAGTTCTACGCGCTGCCGCAGTCGCCGCAGCTGTTCAAGCAGATCCTGATGGTGGCCGGCTTCGACCGCTACTACCAGATCGCGCGCTGTTTCCGCGACGAGGCGCTGCGCGCCGACCGCCAGTTGGAGTTCACCCAGCTCGACATGGAGTTCGCCTTCGTGCGCGAGCGCGACGTGCAGGACTTCGTCGAAGAGATGATCCGCGCCATCTTCAAGGAAGTGGCCGAGGTGGAGCTGGACGCCAGCTTCCCGCGCATGACCTGGGCCGAGGCGATGCGCCGCTACGGCTCGGACAAGCCGGACCTGCGCATCGCGCTGGAGCTGGTCGACGTGGCCGAGCTGGTCAAGGACAGCGAGTTCGCGGTGTTCAGCGCCGCCGCCAACGACGCCGGTGGCCGCGTCGCCGCGCTGCGCATCCCAGGCGGCGCCAGCCTGTCGCGCAAGCAGATCGACGAGTACGCCGCGCACGCCGCCAAGTACGGCGCCAAGGGCCTGGCCTACATCAAGATCGGCGACAACGGCGAGATCGCATCGCCGATCGCCAAGTTCTTCGGCGAAGCGGCCTTCGCCGCGCTCGTCGCGCACGTCGGCGCCGGCAACGGCGACATCGTGTTCTTCGGCGCCGGCGCCTACGGCAAGGTCTCCGATTTCATGGGCGCGCTGCGGCTGAAGGCCGGCAAGGACTTCGGCCTAATCGCCGACGGCTGGCGCCCGCTGTGGGTCACCGATTTCCCGATGTTCGAGTACGACGAGGAAGCGCAGCGCTACGTCGCCCTGCATCATCCCTTTACCGCGCCGGCGGTGGAGGACATCGACGACCTGCGCGCCAACGCCAGGACCGCGGTGTCGCGCGGCTACGACATGGTGCTCAACGGCAACGAGATCGGCGGCGGCTCGATCCGTATCCACCGTACCGACATGCAGGCCGCGGTGTTCGAACTGCTCGGCATCGGCGCTGAAGAAGCGCGGATCAAGTTCGGCTTCCTGCTCGACGCGTTGAAGTACGGCGCGCCGCCGCACGGCGGCATCGCCTTCGGCATCGACCGCATCGCCGCGCTGATGGCCGGCACCGACTCGATCCGCGACGTCATCCCGTTCCCCAAGACCACCGGCGCGCAGGACCTGATGACCGGCTCGCCGTCGCCGATCAGCGAAGAGCAGCTGGCCGAAGTGCACGTGCAGGTGCGCGCCAAGCCGGTGCAGGGCTGA
- the ruvC gene encoding crossover junction endodeoxyribonuclease RuvC, translating into MSASGPRSPVPGPGAVRILGIDPGSQRTGVGIIDVDAAGRTTHVHHAPLLLLGEGDFSQRLKRLLHGLGALMEEYQPQEVAIERVFMGKSADAALKLGHARGAAICAVVLRDLPVHEYAAKEIKLAIVGKGGAEKQQVQHMVGLMLSLTGKLQADAADALAVAITHAHVRATAQRLGISTQQAWSRK; encoded by the coding sequence GTGAGCGCTTCCGGTCCCCGGTCCCCGGTCCCCGGTCCCGGCGCCGTCCGCATCCTCGGCATCGATCCCGGCTCGCAGCGCACCGGCGTGGGCATCATCGACGTCGACGCCGCCGGCCGCACCACCCATGTGCACCACGCGCCGTTGCTACTGCTCGGCGAGGGCGACTTCTCGCAGCGGCTCAAGCGCCTGCTGCACGGGCTGGGCGCGCTGATGGAGGAATACCAGCCGCAGGAAGTGGCGATCGAGCGGGTGTTCATGGGCAAGAGCGCCGATGCGGCGCTCAAGCTCGGCCACGCGCGCGGCGCGGCGATCTGCGCGGTGGTGCTGCGCGATCTGCCGGTGCACGAATACGCGGCCAAGGAGATCAAGCTGGCCATCGTCGGCAAGGGCGGGGCCGAGAAGCAGCAGGTGCAACATATGGTCGGCCTGATGCTGAGCCTGACCGGCAAGCTGCAGGCCGACGCCGCCGACGCGCTGGCGGTGGCCATCACCCACGCCCACGTGCGCGCGACCGCGCAGCGCCTGGGCATCAGTACGCAACAGGCTTGGAGCAGGAAATGA
- a CDS encoding YebC/PmpR family DNA-binding transcriptional regulator, translating into MGRGPSIEARKNASDAKRGKIFTKIIREIGVAARAGGGDPSNNPRLRVAMDKGLASNMSKDVIERAIKKATGELEGVEYEEIRYEGYAPGGVAVIVDCLTDNRVRTVADVRHAFSKCGGNMGTEGSVAFMFKRLGVLSFAAGADEEKITEAAIEAGADDIVVYPEDGAIDVLTSPDAFHAVKDAMQAAGLAADHAEISFRADNDIAVEGDTALQVRKLLDMLEDLDDVQAVYSNADLGGYA; encoded by the coding sequence ATGGGTAGAGGCCCCTCGATCGAAGCCCGCAAGAACGCATCCGATGCGAAGCGCGGCAAGATTTTCACCAAGATCATCCGCGAGATCGGCGTCGCCGCGCGCGCCGGCGGCGGCGACCCGTCCAACAACCCGCGCCTGCGCGTGGCGATGGACAAGGGCCTGGCCTCGAACATGTCCAAGGACGTGATCGAGCGCGCGATCAAGAAGGCCACCGGCGAGCTGGAAGGGGTCGAGTACGAGGAAATCCGCTACGAGGGCTATGCACCGGGCGGCGTGGCGGTGATCGTCGACTGCCTGACCGACAACCGCGTGCGCACCGTGGCCGACGTGCGCCATGCCTTCAGCAAGTGCGGCGGCAACATGGGCACCGAGGGCTCGGTGGCCTTCATGTTCAAGCGCCTGGGCGTGCTCAGCTTCGCCGCCGGCGCCGACGAGGAAAAGATCACCGAAGCGGCGATCGAGGCCGGCGCCGACGACATCGTGGTCTATCCGGAGGACGGCGCGATCGACGTGCTGACCTCGCCGGACGCGTTCCACGCGGTCAAGGACGCGATGCAGGCGGCCGGCCTGGCCGCCGACCATGCCGAGATCAGCTTCCGCGCCGACAACGACATCGCGGTGGAGGGCGACACCGCGCTGCAGGTGCGCAAGCTGCTGGACATGCTGGAAGACCTGGACGATGTGCAGGCGGTCTATTCCAACGCCGATCTGGGCGGTTATGCGTGA
- a CDS encoding potassium transporter Kup, which yields MSSTPVPSPGSGHSADAHGKAGFALVIGAIGVVFGDIGTSPLYTLKEAFSPHYGLSSDHDTVLGVLSLAFWSLMIVVTLKYVTIIMRADNEGEGGIMALMALTQRTMRKGSRSAYVVGILGIFGASLFFGDGVITPAISVLGAVEGLEVAAPGLHAFIVPITVVVLVILFLGQRFGTEKVGKVFGPITCLWFLSLAAIGIWNIVDAPEVLKAFNPWWAIRFFLEHGWHGVWILGAVVLAVTGGEALYADMGHFGARPIRHAWYFFVLPCLVLNYLGQGALVLKHPAALKNPFFEAVPGWALYPMIVLATLAAVIASQAVITGAFSIARQAMQLGYIPRMLIKHTSHDTIGQIYIPGINWLLMVMVIALVLIFRSSTNLAVAYGISVSATMLIDTLLLALVARALWPRWRNWVLPLCVVFFVIDAAFLIANGAKLLQGAWFPVALGIVMFTMMRTWRRGRELLREEIRKDGIQIDSFLPGLMLAPPVRVPGTAVFLTADATVVPHALMHNLKHNKVLHERNVFLTVETLPVPYASARQRLKMDAIGDEFYRVIVRFGFMETPDVPLALMRSCDQGGIYFDPMDTTYFASRETIVASANRGMPIWRDKLFAVMHRNAAPATGFFRIPGNRLVELGAQVEI from the coding sequence ATGTCCTCCACTCCCGTTCCATCCCCCGGCTCAGGCCATTCGGCCGATGCGCATGGCAAGGCCGGCTTCGCGCTGGTCATCGGCGCCATCGGCGTGGTGTTCGGCGACATCGGCACCAGCCCGCTGTACACGCTCAAGGAAGCGTTCTCGCCGCACTACGGCCTGAGCAGCGACCACGACACCGTGCTCGGGGTGCTGTCGCTGGCGTTCTGGTCGCTGATGATCGTGGTCACGCTGAAGTACGTCACCATCATCATGCGCGCCGACAACGAGGGCGAGGGCGGCATCATGGCGCTGATGGCGCTGACCCAGCGCACCATGCGCAAGGGCTCGCGCTCGGCCTACGTGGTCGGCATCCTCGGCATCTTCGGCGCCTCGCTGTTCTTCGGCGACGGCGTGATCACCCCGGCGATCTCGGTGCTGGGCGCGGTCGAGGGCCTGGAGGTGGCCGCGCCGGGCCTGCACGCCTTCATCGTGCCGATCACCGTGGTGGTGCTGGTGATCCTGTTCCTGGGCCAGCGCTTCGGCACCGAGAAGGTCGGCAAGGTGTTCGGCCCGATCACCTGCCTGTGGTTCCTGTCGCTGGCGGCGATCGGCATCTGGAACATCGTCGACGCGCCGGAAGTGCTGAAGGCGTTCAACCCGTGGTGGGCGATCCGCTTCTTCCTCGAGCACGGCTGGCACGGGGTATGGATCCTCGGCGCGGTGGTGCTGGCGGTGACCGGCGGCGAGGCGCTGTACGCGGACATGGGCCACTTCGGCGCGCGCCCGATCCGCCACGCCTGGTACTTCTTCGTGCTGCCGTGCCTGGTGCTGAACTACCTGGGGCAGGGCGCGCTGGTGCTCAAGCATCCGGCGGCGCTGAAGAACCCGTTCTTCGAGGCGGTGCCCGGCTGGGCGCTGTACCCGATGATCGTGCTGGCCACGCTGGCGGCGGTGATCGCCTCGCAGGCGGTGATCACCGGCGCGTTCTCGATCGCGCGCCAGGCGATGCAGCTGGGCTACATCCCGCGCATGCTGATCAAGCACACCTCGCACGACACCATCGGCCAGATCTACATCCCCGGCATCAACTGGCTGCTGATGGTGATGGTGATCGCGCTGGTGCTGATCTTCCGCAGCTCCACCAACCTGGCGGTGGCCTACGGCATCTCGGTGTCGGCGACGATGCTGATCGACACCCTGCTGCTGGCGCTGGTGGCGCGCGCGCTGTGGCCGCGCTGGCGCAACTGGGTGCTGCCGCTGTGCGTGGTGTTCTTCGTCATCGACGCCGCGTTCCTGATCGCCAACGGCGCCAAGCTGCTGCAGGGCGCCTGGTTCCCGGTGGCGCTGGGCATCGTGATGTTCACCATGATGCGCACCTGGCGCCGCGGCCGCGAGCTGCTGCGCGAGGAGATCCGCAAGGACGGCATCCAGATCGACAGCTTCCTGCCCGGGCTGATGCTGGCGCCGCCGGTGCGCGTGCCGGGCACCGCGGTGTTCCTGACCGCCGACGCGACCGTGGTGCCGCATGCGCTGATGCACAACCTCAAGCACAACAAGGTGCTGCACGAGCGCAACGTGTTCCTGACCGTGGAGACCCTGCCGGTGCCGTACGCCTCGGCGCGGCAGCGGCTGAAGATGGATGCCATCGGCGACGAGTTCTACCGGGTGATCGTGCGCTTCGGCTTCATGGAGACCCCCGACGTGCCGCTGGCGCTGATGCGCTCCTGCGACCAGGGCGGCATCTACTTCGACCCGATGGACACCACCTACTTCGCCAGCCGCGAGACCATCGTCGCCAGCGCCAACCGCGGCATGCCGATCTGGCGCGACAAGCTGTTCGCGGTCATGCACCGCAACGCCGCCCCGGCCACCGGCTTCTTCCGCATCCCGGGCAACCGGCTGGTGGAGCTGGGGGCGCAGGTGGAGATCTGA
- a CDS encoding I78 family peptidase inhibitor translates to MPRSLKYAAAVLPLLAACAPSASLQPASGGPAGQGDGRCQAEPVTWAVGQVATDATLARLRKDSGAGLVRPIAPGQPTTRDLRPDRLNVFVGADNVITKLGCG, encoded by the coding sequence ATGCCGCGATCACTGAAATACGCCGCCGCCGTGCTGCCGCTGCTGGCCGCGTGCGCGCCATCGGCCTCGCTGCAGCCGGCCAGCGGCGGCCCGGCCGGGCAGGGCGACGGCCGCTGCCAGGCCGAGCCGGTGACCTGGGCGGTCGGCCAGGTCGCGACCGACGCGACCCTGGCCAGGCTGCGCAAGGACAGCGGCGCCGGCCTGGTGCGGCCGATCGCGCCGGGCCAGCCGACCACGCGCGACCTGCGCCCGGACCGGCTCAACGTCTTCGTCGGCGCCGACAATGTCATCACCAAGCTCGGTTGTGGCTGA
- a CDS encoding alpha/beta hydrolase, producing the protein MLLHGIWNGRAWLGPLAWRLRRAGFRVASFGYSTAFGGAEAAVPRLQQRIERLAAHGPLALVGHSLGGLVALHALRQAPQLPVTRVVCLGAPLAGSAVAQALLRRGLGAALGRSAALLQQGLGHWDGRAAVGMVAGSVALGLGNRFAALGPESDGTVALAETRVPGLHDHCLVRASHSGLLFSPAAALQTAAFLRHGRFAA; encoded by the coding sequence CTGCTGTTGCACGGCATCTGGAACGGCCGCGCCTGGCTCGGGCCGCTGGCCTGGCGGCTGCGTCGCGCCGGTTTTCGCGTCGCCAGTTTCGGCTACTCCACCGCGTTCGGCGGCGCCGAGGCGGCGGTGCCGCGGTTGCAGCAGCGGATCGAGCGCCTGGCCGCGCACGGGCCGCTGGCCCTGGTCGGGCACAGCCTGGGCGGGCTGGTCGCGCTGCACGCCCTGCGCCAGGCGCCGCAGCTGCCGGTGACCCGGGTGGTATGCCTGGGCGCCCCGCTGGCCGGCAGCGCGGTGGCGCAGGCGCTGCTGCGACGCGGCCTCGGCGCCGCCCTGGGCCGCAGCGCGGCCTTGCTGCAGCAGGGTCTCGGACACTGGGACGGTCGCGCCGCGGTCGGCATGGTCGCCGGCAGCGTCGCGTTGGGACTGGGCAACCGCTTCGCCGCGCTGGGGCCGGAATCGGACGGCACCGTGGCCCTGGCCGAGACCCGCGTGCCCGGCCTGCACGACCATTGCCTGGTGCGCGCCAGCCACAGCGGCCTGTTGTTCTCGCCGGCGGCCGCGCTCCAGACCGCGGCCTTCCTGCGCCATGGCCGCTTCGCCGCCTGA